A window of Deinococcus malanensis contains these coding sequences:
- a CDS encoding DoxX family protein → MIGWWARHGITQLRFSLGIIFLWFGVQKLFPGVSSAEGLATRTISVLTFGAVPPGVSLPVLATWECAIGLGLLTGRFLRVKLLLLFAQMAGTFLPLVFFPQETFTVVPWVPNLEGQYIVKNLVLMSAALVVGATARGGKLIMDARSADTAKRTQALHQRFRRRFHREP, encoded by the coding sequence TTGATCGGCTGGTGGGCACGGCACGGCATTACCCAGCTGCGCTTCTCCCTCGGGATTATCTTCCTCTGGTTCGGGGTCCAGAAGCTCTTCCCGGGCGTAAGTTCTGCTGAAGGCCTGGCCACCCGGACCATCTCGGTGCTGACCTTCGGTGCAGTGCCTCCGGGGGTCAGCCTGCCAGTGCTGGCCACCTGGGAATGCGCCATCGGGCTGGGCCTGCTGACCGGCCGGTTCCTGCGCGTGAAGTTGCTGCTGCTGTTCGCGCAGATGGCCGGCACCTTCCTGCCGCTGGTGTTTTTCCCGCAGGAAACCTTTACCGTCGTGCCCTGGGTGCCGAACCTGGAAGGCCAGTACATCGTGAAGAACCTGGTGCTGATGTCCGCCGCGCTGGTGGTGGGCGCGACCGCACGTGGAGGCAAACTCATCATGGACGCCCGCTCAGCCGACACCGCTAAGCGGACGCAAGCCCTTCACCAGAGGTTTCGCCGGCGTTTTCATCGTGAGCCCTGA
- a CDS encoding NPCBM/NEW2 domain-containing protein translates to MRTHTLKNLTLTATLSLSLIISACGTTPTPTASTPAAASEPNSETGWVSSVTSLSSQSIQSIAGGTNNLTRVPWTSATNGWGPIEIDRSNGEQAAGDGRTLTLQGKTYTSGFGTNAASSMTFDLGGRCTTFTTGMGIDDEVGNAGSVVFQIYADGTLLYDSGRMTGASMTKNASVAVSGKKLLRLVVTDAGDGPSFDHADWVSPTLLNCIPPERFLSELAWTSSTNAWGPVERDMSNGESQAGDGRILTLQGVTHAKGLGVHAGSTIVYPLDGTYSSFKADVGLDDEVGSQGSASFQVWVDGTLRFDSGEVTGDSATQKPFVDIRGARELKLVVTPGASTDFDHADWAGARLSTEVAPTPTVAPAPTSSTVTYGGKLVISRGGTYSGNWESPDTGPAVSIQTTEPVIIENANIRGKGVL, encoded by the coding sequence ATGCGTACCCATACCCTGAAAAACCTGACCCTCACCGCCACCCTCTCCCTGAGCCTGATCATCTCCGCCTGCGGAACCACGCCCACCCCCACGGCAAGTACCCCGGCAGCAGCTTCTGAACCAAACAGCGAGACGGGCTGGGTCTCCAGCGTGACCAGCCTGTCCTCACAGTCCATACAGTCCATTGCAGGCGGTACCAACAACCTGACCCGTGTTCCCTGGACCAGTGCCACCAACGGCTGGGGCCCGATCGAGATTGACCGTTCCAATGGAGAGCAGGCAGCCGGTGACGGCCGGACACTGACCCTGCAGGGCAAGACGTACACCAGCGGCTTCGGCACCAACGCCGCGTCGAGCATGACCTTCGACCTCGGCGGGCGCTGCACGACCTTTACCACCGGCATGGGGATCGATGACGAGGTCGGCAACGCCGGCAGCGTGGTGTTCCAGATCTACGCCGACGGAACGCTGCTGTATGACTCCGGCCGCATGACGGGCGCCAGTATGACCAAGAACGCCAGCGTGGCTGTGAGTGGCAAGAAGCTGCTGCGTCTGGTCGTCACCGACGCCGGAGACGGCCCGAGTTTCGACCACGCGGACTGGGTCTCGCCCACCCTGCTCAACTGTATCCCCCCGGAGCGGTTCCTGAGCGAGCTGGCCTGGACGAGCAGCACCAACGCCTGGGGTCCGGTGGAGCGCGACATGTCCAACGGTGAGAGCCAGGCCGGCGACGGCCGCATCCTGACGCTGCAGGGGGTCACCCATGCCAAAGGTCTGGGCGTGCACGCCGGCTCGACGATCGTCTACCCGCTGGACGGCACTTACTCGAGCTTCAAGGCGGACGTCGGTCTGGACGACGAGGTGGGCTCGCAGGGCAGCGCCAGCTTCCAGGTGTGGGTTGACGGCACCCTGCGCTTCGACTCCGGCGAGGTGACCGGGGACAGCGCCACACAGAAGCCGTTTGTGGACATCCGGGGCGCGCGTGAACTCAAGCTGGTCGTGACCCCCGGCGCTTCCACCGACTTCGACCATGCCGACTGGGCCGGTGCCCGCCTCAGCACCGAAGTGGCCCCCACACCAACGGTCGCTCCCGCACCCACTTCATCCACCGTGACGTATGGTGGCAAGCTGGTCATCTCGCGGGGCGGAACCTACAGCGGCAACTGGGAAAGCCCCGACACCGGTCCAGCCGTGAGCATCCAGACGACCGAGCCGGTGATCATCGAGAACGCGAACATCCGCGGCAAGGGCGTCCTGAT